One Cytophagales bacterium DNA window includes the following coding sequences:
- the acs gene encoding acetate--CoA ligase: MSHKIQTLSGYIHEYQKSVLQPEEFWGRIAESFHWKKKWDKTLEWDFDGPDVKWFKGGKLNITENILDRYLYTSGDKPAIIWEPNDPQSEGRTITYQELYEMTCQFSNALEARGIGKGDRVIIYMPMVPEAAVAMLACARIGAVHSVVFAGFSSQSLADRIKDCEAKAVLTSDGNFRGAKQIPVKAVVDEALEQTSSVETVVVLNRTGDEITMAEGRDIWWNDAVAGQPKTHQAAEMDAEDMLFILYTSGSTGKPKGVVHTCGGYMVYTYYSFLNVFQYSQDDVYWCTADVGWITGHSYIVYGPLLAGGTTVMFEGVPTYPDAGRFWQTVDKYKVNQFYTAPTAIRALQAFGTEPVEPYSLASLKVIGSVGEPINEEAWHWYHTHIGKGNCPLVDTWWQTETGGIMISALAGITPNKPAHASLPLPGIQPIIVDAEGNELTGNNVEGNLCIKHPWPSILRTTYGDHERCKQTYFSTYPGLYFTGDGAKRDHDGYLRILGRVDDVINVSGHRMGTAEVENAINEHPEVVESAVVGFPHDIKGQGIYAYVICDAKDKDEETLSKEIMNTVRKIIGPIAKPDVVQVVPGLPKTRSGKIMRRILRKVASKDISNLGDTSTLLNPEVVDKIIEGANI, encoded by the coding sequence ATGAGTCATAAGATACAAACGCTATCCGGCTACATTCATGAATACCAAAAAAGTGTACTACAACCCGAAGAGTTTTGGGGACGTATAGCTGAGTCTTTCCATTGGAAAAAGAAATGGGATAAGACCCTGGAATGGGATTTTGATGGTCCCGATGTTAAATGGTTTAAGGGTGGAAAACTGAACATTACCGAAAACATTTTGGATCGGTACCTCTACACCAGTGGCGATAAACCAGCCATCATCTGGGAACCCAATGATCCTCAATCCGAAGGGAGAACGATCACTTATCAGGAATTGTACGAAATGACCTGCCAGTTTTCCAACGCTTTGGAAGCTCGGGGCATTGGAAAAGGAGATCGTGTGATCATCTATATGCCCATGGTACCTGAAGCGGCGGTTGCGATGTTGGCTTGTGCCAGAATTGGTGCCGTTCATTCGGTCGTATTTGCGGGTTTCTCTTCTCAATCGCTGGCAGATCGCATCAAGGATTGTGAAGCCAAGGCCGTTTTGACTTCCGATGGAAACTTCCGGGGAGCCAAGCAAATTCCAGTCAAAGCGGTCGTAGATGAGGCCTTGGAGCAAACCTCTTCTGTAGAAACGGTCGTCGTGTTGAATAGAACCGGTGATGAAATTACGATGGCCGAAGGTCGCGACATTTGGTGGAACGATGCGGTGGCAGGCCAGCCAAAAACACATCAAGCGGCTGAAATGGACGCTGAAGACATGCTGTTCATTCTGTATACTTCAGGATCTACAGGAAAGCCCAAAGGAGTGGTTCACACTTGTGGTGGTTACATGGTGTATACTTATTATTCTTTTCTGAATGTCTTCCAATATTCACAGGACGATGTGTATTGGTGTACGGCTGATGTGGGCTGGATCACAGGTCACTCGTACATTGTATATGGTCCGTTGTTAGCCGGAGGAACCACGGTCATGTTTGAAGGGGTGCCTACTTATCCTGATGCTGGACGCTTCTGGCAAACCGTTGATAAATACAAAGTCAATCAATTTTACACGGCTCCTACGGCCATTCGAGCGTTGCAAGCTTTCGGAACAGAACCGGTAGAACCTTATTCTTTGGCGTCTTTGAAGGTGATCGGGTCGGTGGGTGAGCCAATCAATGAGGAGGCCTGGCATTGGTATCACACCCACATCGGAAAAGGCAATTGCCCATTGGTGGATACCTGGTGGCAGACCGAAACCGGCGGCATCATGATTTCTGCGCTGGCAGGCATTACTCCAAATAAGCCTGCACATGCGTCATTGCCGCTACCCGGCATCCAGCCGATCATTGTGGATGCGGAAGGAAATGAATTGACTGGAAATAACGTTGAGGGAAACCTGTGCATTAAGCACCCGTGGCCATCCATTCTTCGCACGACATATGGGGATCATGAGCGATGCAAGCAAACGTATTTCTCTACCTACCCTGGCCTGTACTTTACGGGTGATGGCGCCAAACGAGATCATGACGGCTATTTGCGGATTTTGGGCCGCGTTGATGACGTGATCAATGTGTCGGGTCATAGAATGGGAACCGCAGAAGTAGAAAACGCAATCAATGAACATCCTGAAGTCGTAGAATCTGCGGTGGTTGGATTTCCACATGACATCAAAGGCCAGGGAATCTATGCCTATGTGATCTGTGATGCAAAAGACAAGGATGAGGAGACATTGAGTAAAGAAATCATGAATACGGTCCGAAAGATCATTGGACCGATTGCCAAACCCGATGTGGTGCAAGTCGTTCCCGGACTTCCAAAAACACGTTCGGGTAAGATCATGAGAAGAATCCTTCGTAAAGTGGCGAGTAAAGACATCTCTAATCTGGGGGATACTTCCACACTACTGAACCCCGAAGTAGTAGATAAGATCATTGAAGGGGCCAATATCTAA